A window of Lentibacillus sp. Marseille-P4043 contains these coding sequences:
- the rpmG gene encoding 50S ribosomal protein L33, producing the protein MNKNITLACAICSSRNYTTNKNITTQPVRLEVRKYCKTCGKHTLHRETK; encoded by the coding sequence ATGAATAAAAATATTACATTAGCGTGTGCAATATGTTCAAGTCGAAATTATACAACGAATAAAAATATAACCACGCAACCTGTACGCTTGGAAGTGCGTAAATATTGTAAAACGTGCGGAAAACATACATTGCATCGTGAGACAAAATAA
- the sigH gene encoding RNA polymerase sporulation sigma factor SigH, which produces MSVKLKETDNKSLHMLDDDEVIQLIQDGNSRALDFLINKYRSFVRAKARTYFLVGADKEDIVQEGMIGLYKAIRDFDEDKLSSFKAFAELCITRQIITAIKTATRQKHIPLNSYVSLDKPIYDEESDRTLLDVIAGSKAIDPQELLVNRERYGDMEDKLSELLSELERKVLNLYLDGRTYQEISVELKRHVKSIDNALQRVKRKLEQLLETNEITL; this is translated from the coding sequence GTGAGTGTCAAGCTGAAAGAGACAGATAATAAAAGCCTGCATATGCTTGATGATGATGAGGTCATCCAATTGATCCAGGATGGCAATAGCCGTGCGCTTGATTTCTTAATTAACAAATATAGAAGCTTTGTGCGCGCTAAAGCACGTACCTATTTTCTAGTTGGTGCAGATAAAGAGGATATAGTGCAAGAGGGTATGATTGGCCTTTATAAAGCGATTCGGGATTTTGATGAGGACAAGCTATCGTCATTCAAAGCATTTGCGGAGCTATGTATAACCCGGCAAATCATTACAGCGATTAAGACCGCAACAAGACAAAAACATATTCCGTTAAATTCATATGTTTCTTTGGACAAGCCGATTTACGATGAAGAATCAGACCGAACATTATTGGATGTGATTGCTGGGTCAAAGGCGATTGATCCTCAGGAATTATTAGTGAACAGAGAACGGTATGGAGATATGGAAGATAAATTATCTGAATTGTTAAGCGAGTTGGAAAGAAAGGTATTGAATTTATATTTAGATGGTCGTACATACCAGGAAATTTCTGTAGAATTAAAACGGCATGTCAAGTCAATAGATAATGCATTGCAGCGCGTGAAACGTAAATTAGAACAATTGCTTGAAACAAACGAAATAACGTTATAG
- the rplK gene encoding 50S ribosomal protein L11 gives MAKKVIKLVKLQIPAGKANPAPPVGPALGQAGVNIMGFCKEFNARTQDQAGMIIPVEITVFEDRSFTFITKTPPAAVLLKKAAGIETASGEPNRNKVATVKRDKVKEIAETKMPDLNAADVEAAMRMVEGTARSMGITIED, from the coding sequence GTGGCTAAAAAAGTAATCAAGTTAGTAAAATTGCAAATTCCAGCTGGTAAAGCAAACCCAGCGCCACCAGTAGGACCAGCATTAGGTCAAGCAGGTGTTAATATCATGGGATTTTGTAAAGAATTTAATGCACGTACGCAAGACCAAGCTGGTATGATTATTCCGGTTGAAATCACGGTTTTTGAAGACCGTTCATTTACATTTATTACTAAAACTCCACCTGCAGCTGTATTATTGAAAAAAGCGGCTGGCATTGAAACTGCATCAGGTGAGCCAAACCGTAATAAAGTCGCAACGGTAAAACGCGATAAAGTAAAAGAAATTGCAGAAACTAAAATGCCTGATCTTAACGCTGCTGATGTAGAAGCAGCGATGCGCATGGTTGAAGGAACTGCAAGAAGCATGGGTATTACGATTGAGGACTAA
- the secE gene encoding preprotein translocase subunit SecE, translating into MNIFKFFKNVSREMKKVSWPKGKELTSYTITVITTVAFVAVFFTLVDLGITQILELF; encoded by the coding sequence ATGAATATTTTTAAGTTCTTTAAAAATGTGTCTCGGGAAATGAAAAAGGTTAGTTGGCCAAAGGGGAAAGAGTTAACTAGTTATACGATAACGGTTATAACAACTGTTGCATTTGTCGCAGTCTTCTTTACATTAGTCGATCTTGGGATTACACAGATATTAGAATTGTTTTAA
- the nusG gene encoding transcription termination/antitermination protein NusG yields MEKNWYVIHTYSGYENKVKTNLEKRVESMGMEDKIFRVIVPEDEETEIKNGKKKVLKKKFFPGYVLAEMIMTDDSWYVVRNTPGVTGFVGSSGHGSKPTPLLPDEVDTVLKRMGMAEPVAQVDFEIKENVTVTDGPFANFTGTIEQMDLDKQKVKVHVNMFGRETPVELDFSQIEKL; encoded by the coding sequence ATGGAGAAAAATTGGTATGTTATTCATACGTACTCAGGGTATGAAAACAAAGTAAAAACAAATTTAGAAAAACGTGTGGAGTCAATGGGCATGGAGGATAAAATTTTTCGTGTGATTGTTCCAGAAGACGAGGAAACTGAAATTAAAAACGGGAAAAAGAAAGTACTCAAAAAGAAGTTTTTTCCTGGCTATGTATTAGCTGAAATGATTATGACAGACGATTCATGGTATGTTGTGAGAAATACACCTGGTGTAACCGGCTTTGTTGGGTCAAGTGGTCATGGATCGAAGCCGACGCCGTTATTACCAGATGAAGTGGATACGGTGTTAAAACGTATGGGTATGGCGGAACCGGTTGCTCAAGTTGATTTTGAAATCAAAGAAAATGTAACGGTCACGGATGGCCCTTTCGCAAACTTCACTGGAACAATAGAACAGATGGACCTTGATAAGCAAAAAGTGAAAGTGCATGTTAATATGTTTGGTAGAGAAACACCGGTAGAATTGGATTTCTCTCAAATTGAAAAATTGTAA